The segment CCTTCATCACCAACGAAAACTCGAACGCCAACAGCAGCGACAAAATCAAGATCTGGCTTTTGAATTAGATGAACAAAGCAAACGCGATGGCATTGAGAAACGCAATCTAAAACGCGATCGCGATTCACATCTCATTCCACTCAAACAAATCATTGATCAAGCTGATGAACAGATTCGTCAGCTTAAACAAAAACGTAAGCGACTCTCGCAGCAACTTCAAGCACAGATGCACGCTAGCTATCGAGTGACAAATTTTGCTGGAGAAACGCGATCGCTCAGCGAGCTTCTCACCTCAATGCCCACGGGAACCGGAGAGTGCTGTGCGCCTAAGCTTCTACATTACGCTGCAACTCATGATTTAAAGCCGATTGCAATGGCTGAGTTTTGGTGGGGTGAACCGATGGGAGACAAAATTCCAGGACAATTCTATGGAGCCTGCGTGGAGCGTTGCCAGCCAATGCTCGGATTTCTGCTTGCTGGCACAAGTTCGATTGAGACAGTCTATCAGGATGATCACCTCGTTGTCGTCAATAAACCTGCCGGGTTGCTTTCCGTCCGAGGGCGATATGGGCAGGATTGTATTCTCGATCGCTTCTCTGAACCGCTCATCCCCGTACATCGATTAGATCAAGACACGTCTGGCTTACTGATTCTGGCGCGCGATTCACACAGCTACAAACGCTTAAGCCAGCAATTTGAACAGCGCCAAATTCATAAAGTCTACACAGCGGTCTTAGAAAAAGAAATTGCTGAGTTAGAAGGTCAGATCGATCTGCCTTTATGGAGTGACCCCAGCGATCGTCCAAAACAGAAGGTCAATTATCAGTTTGGTAAACCCTGTTTGACCTATTTTCGCGTCCTGAGTTCATGCCAAGTTGAATTTCGACCGATTACTGGCAGAACGCATCAACTCCGGGTTCATGCAGATCAAGGATTAGGATCAGCGATCGTCGGCGATCGACTGTATGGGAATCCACAAGGAGATCAACGCTTACATCTGCACGCACGAGATATTCGATTCACCCATCCGATCACAGGCGAAACGATCGACTTGACAACAAAAACGCCTTTTTTTTGAAAAAAGTGGTGCGCGATGCAAATCTTTTGTTACGATATACATCGCGCGCAGTAATATGAATTGTTGGCTACTCAAGTCAATTATGTCTAATTGCTGAATCGTACACGCTGGTGTAGCTCAGTTGGTAGAGCAGCTGATTTGTAATCAGCCGGTCGCAAGTTCGAGTCTTGTCACCAGCTTTCTTCTAACCCATACCCTGTCAGGATCTCAGGCATTCTGAATATCCGGGAGTACCCCGGAATATGGCAGAATATACCCTATATTTTAGGGAAAGTTTAGGGAAGACAGGGTAAGTGGTTAAGGGTAAATTGACTGTTGAGGCAATCAATGAGCGGTTGAGATCCGCTAATGTTGGAGTGGCGGTTCGACAAAAGGGAAATCGCCTTTACCTGCGGGCGACCCTTCCCCCTAAGCCAAATTCTCATAAAATCCAGTTTCATCAACAGGATGTTTCGCTCAAAATTTATGCGAACCCCGCTGGTTTGGAAAGGGCAGAGGCAGAAGCGCGAAAATTGGGTGCGCTTATTGCCTGCAAGGAATTTGATTGGCAGTTGTATTTAGATCGTGAAGAAAATTCAGACATTGCTACGTGTCAAGCCTGAATTGAGAAATTTAAGCAGTATTGTCTAGATACTCAGTTAAAAGCCGAAACGCCTGAAGCTTCTGAAGTACTTTGGAGAAAACGCTACTATAATCCTGCTTT is part of the Leptolyngbya boryana PCC 6306 genome and harbors:
- a CDS encoding RluA family pseudouridine synthase, with amino-acid sequence MRSQLDPDGVTYWYEGICPNSNTLLRLPRTKFVEAIARQLMQNLSACEGKMYGVLLAQSASGEQHILKAFSGLLNGRSVVEGWVPPIPGRDRVQLEEARTLTQLNSIQQQLIQLSCIPERQQYKILETEYKQKLEQLSILHHQRKLERQQQRQNQDLAFELDEQSKRDGIEKRNLKRDRDSHLIPLKQIIDQADEQIRQLKQKRKRLSQQLQAQMHASYRVTNFAGETRSLSELLTSMPTGTGECCAPKLLHYAATHDLKPIAMAEFWWGEPMGDKIPGQFYGACVERCQPMLGFLLAGTSSIETVYQDDHLVVVNKPAGLLSVRGRYGQDCILDRFSEPLIPVHRLDQDTSGLLILARDSHSYKRLSQQFEQRQIHKVYTAVLEKEIAELEGQIDLPLWSDPSDRPKQKVNYQFGKPCLTYFRVLSSCQVEFRPITGRTHQLRVHADQGLGSAIVGDRLYGNPQGDQRLHLHARDIRFTHPITGETIDLTTKTPFF